The following nucleotide sequence is from Microbacterium imperiale.
ACCGGGGTGTCACCGCGGGACGAGACCCCCGAGGGCACCGCGGAGGTCGTCGAGCGCACGCTGCCGGGCATCCCCGAGGAGTTGCGTCGCCGCGGCGTCGCCGAGACGCCGACCGCCGTCCTGTCCCGCGGCATCGCGGGCGTCGCCGGATCGGCGCTGATCGTCAACCTGCCCGGGTCGCCGCGCGCGGTGGCATCCGGGATCGGGTTGATCGTCGAGGTCGCCGGCCACGTCATCGCGCAGCTCGAGGGACGAGACCACCGATGACCGGGGTGCGCATCGCCCGCATCACCGCGGAGCCGCTCGACGTCGCCGCGCACCTCGCCGCCGTCGAGTCGCCCGCGATCGGCGCCGTGACCAGCTTCGTCGGAACGGTCCGCGACCACGATCCGGATGCCACGGGCGCCGTCGCCCAGCTCAACTACGAAGCCCACCCCGACGCCGAGCCCACCCTGCGACGCATCGCCGAGGCCGTGCTGGGCGACCGCGCCGGCGACGTCGCCGTCAGCCACCGCATCGGCCGACTGGACGTGGGTGACGCCGCGGTCGTCATCGCCGTGGGCACAGCGCACCGCGCCGACGCCTTCGACGTGTGCCGCGAGCTCATCGAGGCGATCAAGCGCGAGCTGCCGATCTGGAAGCAGCAGATCGAGAGCGACGGCACCGCGTCATGGAAGGGCATCGGCGGCTGATTCCACCGCGCAGCTCCGACCGCGCGGGTCACCCGCCCGCGAAGGGCGGCAGCACGTCCACGACGACGTCGGCGCCGAGGGCCGCGTCATCGTCGACCCGCGACCCGTCGACGAGGACGGCGCACCGCGCCAGGATCGCCCCGAGCGCGGGTCGCTCCTGCACCAGCGCGGCGCGCAGAGCGCCGAGGGTCGGCTCGTCGCGCACCTCGTCGGCGGTGCCCGCGCGCTCGGCGGCGGCGGCGAAGTAGCGGACGCGCGCCATCAGCGGTCCTCGCCGGGGCGACGCCAGTCGCCGCTGCGTCCGCCGGACTTCGCGACGATCCGCACCGCGTCGATGGCCGTCCCCTTGTCGAGGCCCTTCACCATGTCGACCACGGCGAGGCCGGCGACCGACACCGCCGTCAGCGCTTCCATCTCGACACCGGTGCGGTCGGCGGTGCGCACGGTCGCCTCGATCTCGACACCGGCGTCGGTGATCTCGAGGTCGACGACGACGCCGTGCACGCCGATCACGTGCGCGAGCGGCAGCAGTTCGGGGGTCCGCTTGGCCGCCTGGATGCCGGCGATGCGGGCGACTGCCAGAACGTCGCCCTTCGGCACGGCGCCGTCGCGCAGCGTCGCGACGACAGCGGGGCTGCATCGGACGAGGCCGCGGGCGGTCGCGGCGCGCACCGTCGGCTGTTTCGCCGTGACGTCGACCATTCGGGCGTGTCCGGCGTCGTCGAGATGCGTGAAGGTCATGAGGTCATCCTCCCAGCAGGAGCACGTCGACGAGGTCGCCCGGTGAGACCTCCGAGACTTCGGCGGGAACGATCGCGTACGCCTCGGCCCGCGCGAGCCCGCCGGCCAGGTGCGAACCCGAACCGCCGCCGGTGGCAGGCCCGACGGTCCAGCGGGCGGGATCGGTGCGGTCGATCGCCGCGGGCAGGTACTGCCGGCGACCCGGTGGCGTGCGCCATGCCGCGCCCGCGGGAAGACGCAGTCCGGGTCGCTGCAGCGCCGTCCGCCCCTGCAGCGCGAGCAGGGCGGGCCGGACGAACACCTCGAACGACACGGCGGCGCTGACGGGATTGCCCGGCAGCCCGAACACCATCGTTCCCGACGGGAGGACGCCGAACGCCTGCGGCTTGCCCGGCTGCATCGCCACGCGCGAGAAGCGCAGCGCATCACCCAGCTCGGTCTTCACCACCTCGTAGGCGCCGGCGCTGACACCGCCGGAGGTGATGAGCACGTCGGCCCGGTCGTCGCCCACGGCGATCCGCTCGAGCACGCGGCGCAGCCCCGGGCCGTCGTCGTCGACGCGCTCGCGCACCACGACCGAGCCGCCCGCTGCTCGCACCAGTGCCTGGAGCAGCAGCCCGTTCGACTCGGGGATCTGACCGTGCGCTCGCGGCATCCCGGGCTCGACCAGTTCGCTGCCCGTCGACACGATCGCCACTCGCGGCCGCTGCGAGACGGTGACGCGGGGGACGTCCGCGGCCGCCGCGGCGGCGAGCTGCAGGGGGCCGAGCAGGACGCCGGGCTCGAGCACGCGATCACCGGGCCGCAGATCATCGTGGGCGCGGCGGATGAAGACGCCGCGTCGCGCGGGAGCGCGCAGGACGCGGACGACCCGCAGGGAGTCCTCGAGTCCGCCGGCGGTGTCTTCGAACGGCACGATGGCGTCCGCGTCGGTCGGCACGGGAGCGCCGGTCATGATGCGGGCGGCCTGCCCGCGACCCAGCGGCGGGTCATCGGACCCGCCGGCCGGCAGGTCGGCGACGACGGTCAGCTCGATCGGCTGCGCCTCGGATGCGGCGCTCACATCGTCGAAGCGCACCGCGAAGCCGTCCATGGCCGAGTTGTCGAACGCGGGGATGCCGCCGTGCGCGCGCACCGGGTCGCGCAGCGTCAGCCCGTCGGCATCAGCCAGATCGACGGTGCGAGTCGGCAGCGGATGCACGGCCGCGAGGATGTCGGCGAGGTGCTCCTCGACCGAGCGCAGGCCACCGCCGGGCGACACGCTCATCGCGACCACGCTGCCAGACCGCCGGCGAGCACGACGGCGTCGACGCCGCGCGCCCGCAGCGCGTCGGCGGCCCGGTGCGCCCGCATCCCGCGGGCGCAGACCACGACCGCGCGGTCGCCTCCGAAGCGTTCGGGGCGCTCGAGCAGGTCGCCGAGCGGGATGAGGACGGCACCGGTGAGCGTGCCCGCGGCCGTCTCGGACGGCTCGCGCACGTCGAGGACGACCGCCCCGGCCGCCTGGGCGGCGAGGAGCCCGTCGAGGTCGGTCTCGGGCGCCGGCGCGGCGGCAGGGATCGGCGACGCGTCCGTGGCGCGCGCGGGTCGCAGCGGCACCTCGCGCTGCGTCGCCCACAGGGCATCGACGAGGACCACCCGTCCGAGCAGGGGAGCTCCGACGCCGGTGATCAGCTTGATCGCCTCGGTCGCGAGCATGCCGCCGACGGTCAGGCACAGCGATCCCAGCACACCGACCTCGGCGCACGTGGGCGGTTCGCCGGCGCTGCCCGGCGGGTAGAGGTCGGCCAGGCGCACGGCATCCGTGCCCGCCGGCGGACGCGACCAGAACACCGTGACCTGGGCGTGGAACTCCTGGATCACGCCCCACACCAGCGGCACACCGAGCTCGTCGCAGGCGGCGGCCACCGCCGTGCGGGTGGCGAACGTGTCGGTGCCGTCGACCACGAGGTCGCATCCGGCCAGCAGGTCGGCCGCGGAGCTCGCGTCCAGGCGCTCGCGCCGCACGTCCACGCGGATGTCGGGCGAGAGCGCGACGGCCGCTCGCGCCGCGGAGGTCGCCTTGGGCGTACCGACATCCTCGGTGCGGTGGATCACCTGACGCTGGAGATTCGAGAACTCCACCACGTCGTCGTCGATCACGGTGATGCGGCCGACGCCCGCGGCGGCCAGACCGAGGATGACGGGTGAGCCCAGTCCGCCCGCGCCGACGACCGCGACGTGCGCGGCGGCGAGCCGGCGCTGCCCCTCGTCGCCGAGCCCGGCGAGGACGCTGTGTCGCGCGGTTCGCTCGCGCTCGCGCTCCGAGAGCGGGCCGGTGGGGGACACGAGGGGCGGGAGAGCCATGGCATCAGGCTAGACGCGGCCGGCGCCGACCGGCTCGGGATCACGGAATTCCGCGTTGAGTGCCGCGGATGCGGTGATATCGGCCCAGCGGGGACGCAGGTGCGGGTATGTTCAGCTGCGTGACGGACTATCGCATCTCCGAGGCAGCGCGCTTGCTGGGCGTCAGCGACGACACCGTGCGCCGCTGGACCGAGAACGGGACGCTGCCGAGCACGGACGAGAGCCCTCGGCGCATCCCGGGCGATGCGCTCGCCGCTCACGCGGTCGCCCTGGCCGACGCGGCATCCGATCCGCTCGACCAGCTCTCGAGCGCGCGGAACCGGTTCGTCGGGCTGGTCACCCGCGTGCAGATCGACGGGCTCATGGCGCAGGTCGACGTGCAGTCGGGGCCCCACCGGGTCGTGTCGCTCATGACGGCGGAGGCCGCCCGCGAGCTCGCTCTCGAACCGGGCTCGCTCGCCGTGGCCGTGGTCAAAGCGACGACGGTCGTCATCGAGACGCCGAAGGGATGAGGGCGACGATGCGTCGACGCGTCCGGATCGTCGCGGGACTGACCGGGCTCGCGCTGGCTCTCGCCGGCTGCGGTATCTCGAGCGGCGACGACGGTGCCGTCGTACCCGGGGAAAGCGCGGACGCCGTCGCCGGCCAGGTCACGGTGTTCGCCGCGGCGTCGCTGAGCGCCGCGTTCGACGAGATCGCCGCGGATGTGGAGGCGGCGTACCCGGGCGTCGAGGTCGAGCCCATCCGCTATGACGGGTCGTCGACGCTCGCGACGCAACTCGTCGAGGGCGCGCGCGCCGATGTCTTCGCGTCGGCGGACGAGGCGAACATGCAGAGAGTCATCGACGCGGGCCTCGCCGCTTCGCCGCGCGTATTCGCGACGAACCGCCTCACGCTCGTCGTGCCCGTCGGCAACCCGGGTGATGTGACGGGCCTGGCCGACCTCGCCGACCCCGACCTCGCCGTGGTGCTGTGCGCCGCCGAGGTTCCGTGCGGAGCGGCATCCGGGCAGCTGACGCAGGCCGCCGGCGTGACGCCGCGCGTCGACAGCTACGAGCAGAACGTCACGGCGGTGCTGACGAAGATCGCCACCGGCGAGGCCGACGCGGGTCTGGTGTACGTGACGGATGCCGCCGCCTCGGACGACGTCGAGACGGTGCCGACCGCCGGTGCCGACGGCGTCGTCAACCGGTACCCCATCGTGGCGCTGGACGACGCGCGATCGCCGGCGGCCGCCGCCTTCGTCGGCCATGTCCTCTCGCCCGCCGGCCGCGCGGTGCTCGAGCGGTGGGGATTCGGCGCCCCGTGAGCACCGGGGGCAACGTGAGTACGGCGAGCGGCTCGGCGTTCGTGCCGCGCATCCTGCTCCTGCCGGCGGTGCTCGCCGTGGCGCTGCTCGTCGTGCCGCTTATCGCGCTCGTCGGCCGGCTCGACCCGGCGACGCTGTGGGCCGACGTCACCTCGCCCGCGGCGATGTCTGCGCTCGCGCTCTCGCTGCAGACTGCGACGGTCGCGACCGTGGCGTGCGCCGTGCTCGGGATTCCGCTCGCGCTGGTCATCGCCCGAGCGGGAGCGCGGACGGCCGCGGTGCTGCGCGCCGTGGTGACGGTTCCCCTCGTGCTGCCTCCGATGGTCGGTGGCGTCGCGCTGCTGTTCCTCTTCGGCCGCAACGGGTGGCTCGGGGTCGCGCTCGAGACGGTCGGCATCCGCATCCCGTTCACGACCGCCGCGGTGATCCTCGCCCAGACGTTCGTCGCCCTGCCCTTCCTCGTGCTCGCGCTCGAGGGGGCGCTGCGCGCCACGGGGGTGCGGTACGAGCAGGCGGCCGCGGCGCTCGGCGCGGGTCGCTGGCGCATCCTGTGGCGCATCACGCTGCCGCTGGCCACGCCGGGACTCGTCGCCGGCGTCGTGCTGTGCTTCGCGCGGGCGCTCGGCGAGTTCGGCGCGACCGCGCTGTTCGCGGGCAACGCGCCGGGGGTCACGCAGACCATGCCCCTCGCGATCTACACGGCGTTCAACGGCGCCGGCGTGTCGCAGGGAACCGCCGTCGCGCTCTCGATGCTGCTGCTCGTGACCGCGGTCGCGGTGCTGCTGCTCGTCCGCGGCTGGCGTCCCGGGAGCACCCGGTGACGGCGGCGCTCACTGCCGACATCGGCGTGCGACGCCGCGGCCTGACGGTGTCGGCGGCCCTCACCGCGGCACCCGGCGAGATCGTGGCCGTGATGGGACCGAGCGGCGCGGGCAAGACGACCATCCTCGAGGCGATCGCGGGGCTGACCCCCCTCGACGCCGGCTCGGTGCGCATCGGCGACGAGGTGGTCTCCGCCCCCGGCCACCAGGTCGCACCCCGACGACGCGGCACCGTGCTGCTGCGCCAGGACCCGTGCCTGTTCCCCCACCTCAGCGCGCGCGACAACGTCGCGTTCGGCCTGCGCTCACGCGGAGAGTCGGCACGGCGGGCGCGCACTGCGGCCGAGGACTGGCTCGCGCGCGTCGGGCTCGCCGGTGCCGGCGACCGGGCCCCGCGGGAGCTGTCGGGCGGGCAGCAGCAGCGCGTCGCCCTCGCGCGAGCCCTCGCGGCGGAGCCTCGCGTCGTGCTGCTCGACGAACCCCTCACGGCCCTCGACCCCGCGACCGCCGCGACGCTGCGGACGGTGCTGGCGGATCAGCTGCGGGCGGCCGGGACGACGACGGTGCTCGTCACCCACGATGCGCTCGATGCCGCCGCGGCGGCCGATCGTCTCGTGCTGCTGGAGAACGGGGAAGTGTCGCAGCGCGGCGATGTGCGCGCGGTGCTGCGGGCGCCCGCCACGGCGTTCGGCGCGGCCATCGCGGGGCTCAATCGTGTCGTGGGGCGCGTCGAGGGAGGCGTCTGGCGGTCGGGTGCCCTGCGCATCGCCC
It contains:
- a CDS encoding MogA/MoaB family molybdenum cofactor biosynthesis protein, which codes for MSHRAVVVTVSDRSARGERDDTAGPVAVEALRAAGFDCDDPTIVTDGAAVVARTLRDAIDAGARLIVTTGGTGVSPRDETPEGTAEVVERTLPGIPEELRRRGVAETPTAVLSRGIAGVAGSALIVNLPGSPRAVASGIGLIVEVAGHVIAQLEGRDHR
- a CDS encoding molybdenum cofactor biosynthesis protein MoaE, yielding MTGVRIARITAEPLDVAAHLAAVESPAIGAVTSFVGTVRDHDPDATGAVAQLNYEAHPDAEPTLRRIAEAVLGDRAGDVAVSHRIGRLDVGDAAVVIAVGTAHRADAFDVCRELIEAIKRELPIWKQQIESDGTASWKGIGG
- a CDS encoding MoaD/ThiS family protein, with the protein product MARVRYFAAAAERAGTADEVRDEPTLGALRAALVQERPALGAILARCAVLVDGSRVDDDAALGADVVVDVLPPFAGG
- the moaC gene encoding cyclic pyranopterin monophosphate synthase MoaC, giving the protein MTFTHLDDAGHARMVDVTAKQPTVRAATARGLVRCSPAVVATLRDGAVPKGDVLAVARIAGIQAAKRTPELLPLAHVIGVHGVVVDLEITDAGVEIEATVRTADRTGVEMEALTAVSVAGLAVVDMVKGLDKGTAIDAVRIVAKSGGRSGDWRRPGEDR
- a CDS encoding molybdopterin molybdotransferase MoeA; this encodes MSVSPGGGLRSVEEHLADILAAVHPLPTRTVDLADADGLTLRDPVRAHGGIPAFDNSAMDGFAVRFDDVSAASEAQPIELTVVADLPAGGSDDPPLGRGQAARIMTGAPVPTDADAIVPFEDTAGGLEDSLRVVRVLRAPARRGVFIRRAHDDLRPGDRVLEPGVLLGPLQLAAAAAADVPRVTVSQRPRVAIVSTGSELVEPGMPRAHGQIPESNGLLLQALVRAAGGSVVVRERVDDDGPGLRRVLERIAVGDDRADVLITSGGVSAGAYEVVKTELGDALRFSRVAMQPGKPQAFGVLPSGTMVFGLPGNPVSAAVSFEVFVRPALLALQGRTALQRPGLRLPAGAAWRTPPGRRQYLPAAIDRTDPARWTVGPATGGGSGSHLAGGLARAEAYAIVPAEVSEVSPGDLVDVLLLGG
- a CDS encoding ThiF family adenylyltransferase; amino-acid sequence: MALPPLVSPTGPLSERERERTARHSVLAGLGDEGQRRLAAAHVAVVGAGGLGSPVILGLAAAGVGRITVIDDDVVEFSNLQRQVIHRTEDVGTPKATSAARAAVALSPDIRVDVRRERLDASSAADLLAGCDLVVDGTDTFATRTAVAAACDELGVPLVWGVIQEFHAQVTVFWSRPPAGTDAVRLADLYPPGSAGEPPTCAEVGVLGSLCLTVGGMLATEAIKLITGVGAPLLGRVVLVDALWATQREVPLRPARATDASPIPAAAPAPETDLDGLLAAQAAGAVVLDVREPSETAAGTLTGAVLIPLGDLLERPERFGGDRAVVVCARGMRAHRAADALRARGVDAVVLAGGLAAWSR
- a CDS encoding TOBE domain-containing protein gives rise to the protein MTDYRISEAARLLGVSDDTVRRWTENGTLPSTDESPRRIPGDALAAHAVALADAASDPLDQLSSARNRFVGLVTRVQIDGLMAQVDVQSGPHRVVSLMTAEAARELALEPGSLAVAVVKATTVVIETPKG
- the modA gene encoding molybdate ABC transporter substrate-binding protein, giving the protein MRRRVRIVAGLTGLALALAGCGISSGDDGAVVPGESADAVAGQVTVFAAASLSAAFDEIAADVEAAYPGVEVEPIRYDGSSTLATQLVEGARADVFASADEANMQRVIDAGLAASPRVFATNRLTLVVPVGNPGDVTGLADLADPDLAVVLCAAEVPCGAASGQLTQAAGVTPRVDSYEQNVTAVLTKIATGEADAGLVYVTDAAASDDVETVPTAGADGVVNRYPIVALDDARSPAAAAFVGHVLSPAGRAVLERWGFGAP
- a CDS encoding ABC transporter permease, whose protein sequence is MSTASGSAFVPRILLLPAVLAVALLVVPLIALVGRLDPATLWADVTSPAAMSALALSLQTATVATVACAVLGIPLALVIARAGARTAAVLRAVVTVPLVLPPMVGGVALLFLFGRNGWLGVALETVGIRIPFTTAAVILAQTFVALPFLVLALEGALRATGVRYEQAAAALGAGRWRILWRITLPLATPGLVAGVVLCFARALGEFGATALFAGNAPGVTQTMPLAIYTAFNGAGVSQGTAVALSMLLLVTAVAVLLLVRGWRPGSTR
- a CDS encoding sulfate/molybdate ABC transporter ATP-binding protein; the encoded protein is MTAALTADIGVRRRGLTVSAALTAAPGEIVAVMGPSGAGKTTILEAIAGLTPLDAGSVRIGDEVVSAPGHQVAPRRRGTVLLRQDPCLFPHLSARDNVAFGLRSRGESARRARTAAEDWLARVGLAGAGDRAPRELSGGQQQRVALARALAAEPRVVLLDEPLTALDPATAATLRTVLADQLRAAGTTTVLVTHDALDAAAAADRLVLLENGEVSQRGDVRAVLRAPATAFGAAIAGLNRVVGRVEGGVWRSGALRIAQRADAGGASIALFRPSAVAVAPGEGGIGLADAITWEATVQRLEPTVGGMRVFVADPALAVDVGVEHAAELRSGSRVVLSLAASAIAWA